Proteins from a genomic interval of Leptospira kanakyensis:
- the rlmN gene encoding 23S rRNA (adenine(2503)-C(2))-methyltransferase RlmN — translation MKEEIPVLKGKTKKELEEICVSLGLEKYRAAQIYTGIYKSRYTNLDQFTTLSKEVREKLKQHTLYPEIEIGRDLASKEDGTRKLTFYVGENKEIEAVWIPSGDGGRKTICISSQIGCTLNCKFCATGLLEYKGNLHTWQILDQILQVERLVGDRATNIVFMGMGEPMHNYFSVMKAAHILRDQDGFGLGALRITISTAGVTTGINRFIENKEPFNFAISLNHPNPNARSSVMDVNDKHPLEKLIDSAKRFTKELDRAITFEYVMIPDVNMGRDNAERLAKIARSVNKCKINVIPLNTDFTGWRRPTDDEVKEFVMHLKAKTTAPILNRRSPGRDINGACGMLALKGIRSETR, via the coding sequence ATGAAAGAGGAAATACCGGTTCTCAAAGGGAAAACCAAAAAAGAACTAGAAGAGATTTGTGTTTCCTTGGGTTTGGAAAAATACCGAGCGGCACAGATATATACAGGCATCTATAAGAGCCGTTACACGAACCTAGACCAATTCACTACCTTATCTAAAGAGGTTCGTGAAAAACTAAAACAACATACCCTTTATCCTGAAATTGAAATTGGTAGGGACTTGGCCTCCAAAGAAGACGGGACTCGTAAATTGACTTTTTATGTAGGTGAAAACAAAGAGATCGAGGCGGTTTGGATTCCCTCCGGTGATGGGGGACGAAAGACCATCTGTATCTCTTCTCAAATTGGTTGCACTCTCAATTGTAAATTTTGTGCAACCGGACTTTTGGAATACAAAGGGAACCTGCACACTTGGCAAATCCTAGACCAAATTTTACAAGTGGAGCGCCTCGTCGGTGACCGGGCGACAAATATCGTGTTTATGGGAATGGGCGAACCCATGCACAATTATTTTTCTGTAATGAAAGCTGCCCATATTCTCCGAGACCAAGATGGATTTGGGCTCGGTGCCTTACGCATTACCATTTCCACCGCAGGTGTGACAACAGGGATCAATCGTTTTATCGAAAACAAAGAACCTTTTAACTTTGCGATTTCTTTAAACCATCCCAATCCGAATGCCCGTTCTTCAGTAATGGATGTAAACGACAAACATCCGTTAGAGAAGTTGATTGATTCTGCCAAAAGGTTCACTAAGGAACTCGACCGGGCCATCACCTTTGAATACGTAATGATCCCCGATGTGAATATGGGAAGGGACAATGCGGAACGACTCGCAAAAATTGCGCGTTCTGTGAATAAATGTAAAATCAATGTAATCCCTCTGAACACAGACTTTACCGGGTGGCGTAGACCTACTGATGATGAAGTAAAAGAATTTGTAATGCATCTCAAAGCTAAAACAACAGCTCCCATTCTCAATCGCAGAAGTCCTGGTCGGGACATCAATGGCGCCTGTGGAATGTTAGCGTTAAAAGGAATTCGAAGTGAAACACGGTAA
- a CDS encoding sterol desaturase family protein, with protein sequence MNSDAFMEYAFIVMVALIGIEIFVSYIKGKQYYRLNVLIADVSTGVIFALIGVVILLGALYVYDKIETNFSLSSLGYHIFPLESPFRFSPSFSVNWYALGAWSFSVVLADFIYYWFHRHCHEINLFWATHVTHHSTQEMNLSVAFRGNGLQRIFEYIYFLSMALLGIPWAMFLLSHRILKVYQFVVHTRFIGKLGFLEHFMVTPSNHRVHHGIQDKYIDRNHGGIFIIWDRMFGSFEWETDEPIYGLTKPVNSFNPITVNMHVFKDIFFQVWKCKSFGDVFKTIFGPPGWKPSYLITEADKAPEPTQVKKYDPKPPMGVMIYVALQATVLMAVGLVIWKVAKINLEQDMTTLGILSVVIVFSLFSIDRTMEMKRWSRRTEVVRNFLFILAFVATLVYSNIPNIGIFAIPLIGLSFVSLVWILIKRKTFFDLSNISNTWY encoded by the coding sequence ATGAATAGCGACGCCTTTATGGAATATGCCTTTATCGTCATGGTCGCACTGATAGGAATCGAGATATTTGTTTCCTACATCAAAGGAAAACAATACTATCGATTGAACGTTCTCATTGCCGATGTGAGCACCGGGGTGATCTTTGCATTGATTGGGGTGGTCATTCTCCTCGGTGCTCTGTATGTTTATGACAAAATAGAGACAAACTTTTCACTCTCTAGTTTAGGTTATCATATTTTTCCTCTGGAAAGCCCGTTCCGTTTTTCACCTAGTTTTTCGGTGAACTGGTATGCACTCGGCGCTTGGAGTTTTTCGGTTGTTCTGGCTGATTTTATTTACTACTGGTTTCATAGACATTGCCATGAAATCAATTTGTTCTGGGCCACTCATGTCACCCACCACTCCACTCAAGAAATGAACTTGTCTGTTGCTTTCCGTGGAAATGGATTACAAAGAATATTCGAATATATTTATTTTCTATCCATGGCGTTACTTGGAATCCCTTGGGCTATGTTTTTACTCAGCCACCGAATTTTAAAAGTTTACCAATTTGTGGTCCACACTCGTTTTATTGGGAAACTAGGATTTTTAGAACATTTTATGGTGACACCATCCAACCATAGAGTCCACCACGGAATCCAAGATAAATACATCGACCGTAACCACGGCGGGATCTTTATCATTTGGGATCGTATGTTTGGATCCTTTGAATGGGAAACAGACGAACCTATCTACGGTTTAACGAAACCAGTGAATTCCTTCAACCCCATCACCGTGAACATGCATGTGTTCAAAGATATATTCTTTCAGGTTTGGAAATGTAAATCGTTTGGTGATGTTTTTAAAACAATCTTTGGGCCTCCAGGTTGGAAACCAAGTTACCTCATCACAGAAGCGGACAAAGCGCCTGAACCAACGCAAGTTAAAAAATACGATCCGAAACCACCGATGGGTGTGATGATTTACGTTGCCTTACAAGCGACCGTTCTTATGGCAGTGGGTCTTGTGATTTGGAAGGTGGCAAAAATCAATTTAGAACAAGATATGACAACTCTTGGAATTTTGTCTGTTGTGATTGTCTTTAGTTTGTTTTCGATTGATCGAACTATGGAAATGAAACGATGGTCAAGAAGGACGGAAGTGGTAAGAAACTTTCTATTTATTTTGGCTTTTGTTGCAACTCTAGTGTATTCCAATATTCCCAATATTGGAATTTTTGCGATCCCTCTCATTGGCCTCTCGTTTGTATCCCTTGTTTGGATCCTCATCAAACGAAAGACCTTCTTCGATCTCAGTAATATCTCTAATACTTGGTATTAG
- a CDS encoding LTA synthase family protein: protein MKKLFSKLPFYIRFHLLLAGLGIVFLTIYRVAFFTMYSYRIQDKSLWIVLKAFLKGARFDVSVLCVLLGLSLVYSSLHFLNRNRVYRAVWRTLPVVFIILLLFLLIADLIYYENGNKHLGYEAFAYLGFEMLPLVGSAFSQNPFLFLLGILAIGGIGFGIYKIQSRFPYSHVNLHYKWAGLQFLIVLALLVLGIRGGVQTSPLRTSDAIITKETIINDLVLNPGFTVITDLKMTKVDDRHYMKLSESSAIVQKEVAYPGASFVSEEYPLLRKTTLSSTKPLPHIVVIVLEGWTGKFIDIIGTGKVEGKVVTPYFNQLIRQGMFFKNFFASGGRTTNGLMALMGGIPDRPGLTAVRTPQILNRFSGLGNIAKTIGYETLFVTGTDLSFNNKGSIMYHWGFDTLVGKTELEKNPEYRTGPWSYLDEASLDAMHQKLLNVKPEKPIVSVIHTGTTHYPYKVPDEKFRLFETKTQDSEYLNVLHYADFALNEYMEKAKKAPYFKDTIFFFVSDHSHHRFLNYYEDRNVPLLVYAPGKIKPELREDITSQLDLIPTILGFMEREVYFSVMGRDLRKVKGSSAYFAYGNIFGWIEDDFLYYQSVSGGQGETKTIKSPFVDLGLCYQDINLCKKHGDKTKAFLNLGDELLKSNKLFPSESVLKEIKSNTKY from the coding sequence ATGAAAAAACTATTTTCTAAATTGCCGTTTTACATTCGGTTCCACTTACTGCTTGCCGGTCTTGGAATCGTTTTTCTTACCATCTACCGTGTTGCTTTTTTCACCATGTATTCTTACCGGATCCAAGATAAGTCTCTTTGGATTGTTTTAAAAGCCTTTCTAAAAGGGGCAAGGTTTGATGTTTCCGTTTTATGTGTGTTACTTGGACTTAGTTTGGTCTATTCTTCGTTACATTTTTTAAACAGAAACCGAGTGTATCGGGCGGTGTGGCGGACATTACCCGTTGTTTTCATCATTCTATTGTTATTTCTTCTCATAGCGGATTTAATCTATTATGAAAATGGAAACAAACATTTAGGATACGAGGCTTTTGCTTATCTCGGCTTTGAGATGTTACCACTCGTGGGATCTGCCTTTTCACAAAATCCATTTTTGTTTTTACTCGGAATTCTTGCGATTGGTGGAATTGGATTCGGAATTTATAAAATCCAATCCAGGTTTCCCTATTCCCATGTGAATTTACATTACAAATGGGCAGGCCTTCAATTCCTAATTGTGCTCGCACTTCTTGTTTTGGGAATTCGAGGGGGAGTCCAGACAAGTCCACTAAGGACAAGTGACGCCATCATCACCAAAGAAACCATCATCAATGATTTGGTTTTAAATCCTGGTTTTACAGTCATCACAGATTTAAAGATGACCAAGGTGGATGACCGCCATTATATGAAGCTCAGCGAATCGAGTGCCATCGTTCAAAAAGAAGTGGCTTATCCTGGTGCGAGTTTCGTGAGTGAAGAATACCCGCTTCTAAGAAAAACAACTTTATCCTCCACAAAACCTTTACCTCATATTGTGGTGATTGTTCTGGAAGGATGGACTGGTAAGTTTATCGATATCATTGGAACAGGAAAAGTAGAAGGGAAGGTTGTGACTCCTTACTTCAACCAACTGATCCGGCAAGGGATGTTCTTTAAGAATTTTTTTGCAAGTGGGGGAAGAACCACAAACGGACTTATGGCTCTTATGGGTGGGATTCCCGATAGACCTGGGCTCACTGCCGTTCGCACCCCGCAAATCCTCAACCGTTTTTCTGGGTTGGGAAATATTGCAAAAACCATTGGGTATGAAACATTGTTTGTGACAGGAACTGATCTTAGTTTTAACAATAAGGGAAGTATCATGTACCACTGGGGGTTTGATACTCTGGTTGGCAAAACGGAGTTAGAAAAAAATCCAGAGTATAGAACGGGGCCTTGGAGTTATTTGGATGAAGCATCTCTCGATGCCATGCATCAGAAACTCCTCAATGTAAAACCTGAAAAACCAATTGTATCTGTGATTCATACCGGAACCACACACTATCCTTACAAAGTTCCCGATGAAAAGTTTCGATTGTTTGAAACGAAGACACAAGACAGTGAATACTTAAATGTTTTGCATTATGCGGATTTTGCTCTGAACGAATATATGGAAAAAGCAAAAAAAGCCCCTTATTTTAAGGATACCATTTTCTTTTTTGTTTCTGACCACAGCCACCACAGGTTCCTCAATTACTATGAAGATAGAAATGTCCCTTTGTTGGTTTATGCACCCGGGAAAATCAAACCGGAACTCAGAGAAGACATCACATCGCAACTCGATTTGATTCCAACGATCCTTGGGTTTATGGAAAGAGAAGTGTACTTTAGTGTGATGGGCCGTGATTTAAGAAAGGTAAAGGGTTCTTCTGCTTATTTTGCCTATGGAAATATCTTTGGATGGATTGAAGATGATTTTTTGTATTACCAGTCAGTGTCTGGTGGGCAAGGAGAAACAAAAACGATTAAGTCCCCGTTTGTAGATCTGGGACTTTGTTACCAAGATATCAACTTATGCAAAAAACATGGGGATAAAACAAAGGCGTTTTTAAATTTAGGAGACGAACTCCTGAAGTCGAACAAATTGTTCCCTTCGGAGTCCGTTCTAAAAGAAATTAAATCTAATACCAAGTATTAG
- a CDS encoding PQQ-dependent sugar dehydrogenase has protein sequence MKIQLFVLFSFLSLSVACDDLGRSILKNYNKKYETDGQVLGSKPLFIGVDSGRKQVAIVLQEVVKVKEPTDIQFPPGDSPFLFALEKTGDMILFHREKKTSRVLAKFTVITDSEEGLLGLAFHPQFPKQPKLYTNYVKSIANKDVTIVSEWVVENPTNYETMKLVNERVLLQVVQPYPNHNGGQLAFGLDGHLYIGLGDGGWRADPKNNGQNPNTLLGSILRINPNPDLGLKKPYSIPSDNPFVGKVGFAPETFAYGIRNPWRMSFSPDGRLLVADVGQDAYEEVDIIVSGKNYGWNQTEGFHCFTDGCNPSLYEPPFYEYGRDEGQSITGGYVYTGSEFPALKGMYIFGDFIQGKIWAIPVPKPGENTKVTETIALGKWNLLIPTFGRDNEGEIFVADYQSGTIYKMVKP, from the coding sequence ATGAAAATCCAACTCTTTGTATTGTTTTCCTTTTTGTCTTTGTCCGTAGCTTGTGATGATTTAGGTCGCAGTATCTTAAAAAATTACAATAAAAAATATGAAACCGATGGGCAGGTGCTCGGATCCAAACCTCTTTTTATTGGTGTCGATTCAGGTCGTAAACAAGTCGCTATTGTTTTACAAGAAGTGGTGAAAGTAAAGGAACCAACGGACATCCAGTTTCCACCGGGGGACAGTCCCTTTTTATTTGCCCTTGAAAAAACAGGAGATATGATCCTTTTCCACAGAGAAAAAAAGACAAGTCGTGTTTTGGCAAAATTTACTGTGATTACGGATAGTGAAGAAGGACTTCTTGGTTTGGCTTTCCACCCACAATTTCCCAAACAACCGAAATTATATACCAATTACGTAAAATCGATCGCGAATAAAGATGTTACCATTGTTTCTGAGTGGGTTGTGGAAAATCCAACTAACTATGAAACAATGAAACTTGTAAACGAACGAGTGTTATTGCAAGTAGTGCAACCTTATCCCAACCACAATGGGGGCCAATTGGCATTTGGCCTCGATGGGCATTTGTACATTGGCCTTGGAGATGGGGGATGGAGAGCCGATCCAAAAAACAACGGACAAAATCCAAATACCTTACTTGGTTCTATTTTAAGAATCAATCCGAATCCAGACCTCGGTTTGAAAAAACCATATTCCATTCCTTCCGACAATCCCTTTGTGGGGAAAGTTGGGTTTGCCCCAGAAACCTTTGCATACGGAATTCGTAATCCTTGGAGGATGAGTTTCTCACCTGACGGGCGTTTGCTTGTCGCGGATGTTGGTCAGGATGCCTATGAAGAAGTGGATATCATTGTTTCCGGCAAAAACTATGGTTGGAACCAAACGGAAGGTTTCCATTGTTTTACTGACGGATGTAATCCATCCCTATACGAACCACCATTTTATGAATATGGTAGAGACGAAGGACAATCCATCACGGGTGGTTATGTTTATACAGGTTCCGAGTTTCCTGCCTTAAAAGGAATGTATATTTTTGGAGATTTTATCCAAGGTAAAATTTGGGCGATTCCCGTTCCAAAACCAGGAGAAAATACCAAGGTCACGGAAACCATCGCTCTTGGAAAATGGAACCTACTCATTCCTACTTTTGGTCGGGACAATGAGGGTGAAATTTTCGTCGCAGACTACCAATCAGGAACCATATACAAAATGGTAAAACCATAA
- a CDS encoding transmembrane 220 family protein, whose protein sequence is MKLFRILCIPIFLYFAYLQLNDPDPYLWFPLYAAVSAIALAGLFRKVPRFVGWILIPIYLVLSGYYFSQTPYFGMEVEEVREFLGLLIASAAIAFLVFKK, encoded by the coding sequence ATGAAACTCTTTCGAATCCTCTGTATCCCTATTTTCCTCTACTTTGCCTATTTGCAATTGAATGACCCAGATCCCTACCTTTGGTTCCCTCTCTACGCAGCTGTGTCAGCCATTGCTCTTGCCGGTTTGTTCCGGAAAGTTCCAAGGTTTGTGGGATGGATCCTAATACCAATTTACTTAGTTCTGTCAGGGTATTACTTTTCACAAACTCCGTACTTTGGTATGGAAGTGGAAGAAGTGAGAGAGTTTTTGGGACTTCTGATTGCCAGTGCGGCGATCGCTTTTCTTGTCTTTAAAAAATAA
- the sufB gene encoding Fe-S cluster assembly protein SufB, translated as MESTTELDKVSFEFYKPDNFPKGLTRKVVESISHIKNEPSWLAEFRLKAFEVYEQKPMPTWGFIPQFHINIDDYVHYVGSNQKKKKSWDEVDPEILRSFEKLGIPEHERKYLAGIETMNDSETIYANVKKELTDLGIIFCDIDTAIREYPELVREYLGTVVTIGDNKFSALNSAVFSGGSFAYIPKGVKTPMPLQAYFKVTAASSGQYERTLLIADEGAHLEYSEGCTSVQDKGTNFHTAVVELVAKKSSKIFYTTIQNWKKNMYNWTVKRGICEEAAHITWTDCNIGANTIKYPGIILQGDHSTGDVLSLAFAGSGQVQDTGARIIHVGKNTRSNILAKGVALDGGINSYRGLVKFEPSSKGSYSHIKCDGLMMDNRSQSHAYPYNDVSGEEGTLNYEATVSKIDDDQLFYLQSRGMSEDDAKLLIINGFCEGVTKHLDVEYSVEMTKLIKMILEDGKVIAEK; from the coding sequence ATGGAATCAACAACCGAATTAGACAAGGTTTCTTTCGAATTTTATAAACCTGATAATTTTCCAAAGGGACTCACTCGTAAGGTTGTTGAATCGATTTCCCATATTAAAAACGAACCAAGTTGGCTTGCGGAATTTCGTTTAAAGGCTTTTGAAGTTTATGAACAGAAACCGATGCCGACTTGGGGATTCATTCCGCAATTTCATATCAATATCGATGACTATGTACACTATGTAGGTTCCAACCAAAAGAAAAAAAAATCATGGGATGAAGTGGATCCAGAAATCCTACGTAGTTTTGAAAAATTAGGAATTCCTGAACACGAAAGGAAATACCTTGCCGGAATCGAAACCATGAACGATTCCGAAACCATTTATGCCAATGTTAAAAAAGAACTTACCGATTTAGGAATTATCTTTTGTGATATTGATACTGCCATCCGTGAATATCCAGAGCTCGTTCGTGAGTATCTAGGGACTGTTGTCACCATTGGTGATAATAAATTTTCTGCTTTGAATTCTGCCGTATTTAGCGGTGGTTCTTTTGCTTATATTCCCAAGGGAGTCAAAACTCCTATGCCTCTTCAGGCTTACTTCAAGGTAACGGCTGCTAGTTCCGGACAATATGAACGGACACTTCTCATCGCAGATGAGGGGGCTCATTTGGAATATAGCGAAGGTTGTACTTCTGTCCAAGACAAAGGAACAAATTTTCACACTGCTGTTGTGGAACTTGTTGCTAAAAAAAGTTCTAAAATCTTTTATACGACCATCCAAAACTGGAAAAAGAATATGTACAATTGGACCGTGAAACGTGGGATCTGCGAAGAAGCAGCTCACATCACCTGGACAGATTGTAATATTGGTGCCAATACCATCAAATACCCTGGAATCATTTTACAAGGAGATCATTCCACGGGAGATGTTCTATCTTTAGCGTTTGCGGGAAGTGGACAGGTTCAGGATACAGGAGCTCGGATCATCCATGTCGGAAAAAACACTCGTTCCAATATTTTGGCAAAAGGTGTGGCCCTTGATGGGGGAATCAATTCCTACCGTGGTTTAGTGAAATTTGAACCATCCAGTAAAGGATCTTATAGCCATATCAAATGTGATGGACTGATGATGGACAACCGTTCCCAGTCTCATGCTTATCCTTATAATGATGTATCAGGGGAAGAGGGAACTTTAAACTACGAAGCCACAGTTTCTAAGATTGATGACGACCAACTCTTTTACCTGCAATCCCGAGGGATGAGTGAAGATGATGCAAAGTTACTCATCATCAATGGATTTTGTGAAGGTGTCACCAAACATTTGGATGTCGAATATTCAGTAGAGATGACAAAACTCATCAAAATGATTTTGGAAGATGGAAAGGTGATTGCCGAAAAATAA